Within Malus domestica chromosome 04, GDT2T_hap1, the genomic segment GATTTTCCCACAGATAGAAGTTGAAATGGAAAAGAATGAACATATAAGGCTACTGACTCAATTTTGTCCGACATTAAGTTGATATTTCCCTTCCCTAAAACCTTAGAACTCTCACCATTGGCCGTTGAGACTTGAGAAggttttgaaaatttttcaaaCTTGTGAAACTTAGAAAAATGGTTGGTCATGTGATCTGTGGCACCCGAATCAACAATCCAAAAATCATGCATCATATTTACATTAAGAGCAGTTTTGAAAGCAGTCATGATACCTTGCATGTCATCTCGGGCCATGTGTTGTGTGTCTGTCAGAAATCCAGCGAACTTGCCTAACAAAGCTACTGAGTTTCCATCTTCAAAACCGACCGTTTGGTCACTCTTAAtcctttctttcttgctttgaaGATACACTGCAAACTCATTTATGAGTGCAGCTGGATTTGCTGTGAAGCTCTTGAGTGCATCAGACCCATGAGAGGTTGAGGCAGTTGCATTGTTGGCTCTGTGTGGTGCACGGTTCAGTCATTGTGAGCCCTTGTTATCCTTCATGAACTCTGGCTTTAATTCTGGATGTAAAATCCAGCATGTCTCCTTAACGTGACCAGTATAGTTGCAGTGTTGGCACTTTAAGTGTGGATTCTtcactttgtattttctttcgtTGGCTATATAAGCCCTTGCTTCAGTTACATAGGTCTTTGTGCCAATGTTCATGACTTTCCTTCGTACTTCTTCACGTTGGATTGTTGCACATACGCTGGTGAAGGAAGGTAGTTCGGGGTTCATGAGTATGTGGCTTCCTAGGTCTTCGTATCCTGAATCGAGGCTTGACAAGAGTTGGAATATCTTGTCTTCTTCTGCCCTTTTCAGTAGCAAGGACGCCTCAGTTGTATGAGGCCGATACATTtccaactcattccacatgCTCTTCATGCTGCCTAGGAGTTGAACAAAGggctttcattcttgttgtaGGTTGGAAATGTCCTTCTTCAATTGAAACACACGTGCAGCATTGTTCTGGCTGCCATACATCTCCTTGACTGTCTCCCATAGTTTGAATGATGATTCAGAATAACTGAATATTTCAGCTAGTTTACGTTCCATGGAATTTAGGAGCCATGACATAACTAGTTGATCCTTGCAAAGCCAGGTTTCATAAGTTGGTGAGGAAACATCAGGAACTTCGATGCTTCCATTTATGAACCCTAGCTTGGACCTTCCACCTAGGGCAAGACTCACTGCTCTCGACCAAGGTAAGTAATTAAACTCATTTAACAAGACCGAGCTTAATCTTTGATTTGGGTTGACATCCACCTCAGACACGGTTGAGGAGGACGGTATCTGGGAATTTTCATCTCCAAACGAATAAGAATTTTCTTCCGCCATGTCGGAGATGGAAAACGATCAGCTGGAAGAAATGCAGAAGCAGGTTATttttcctgctctgataccatgttgagttTTTGATATATCTTTCATAGATAAAACTGTTACAAGATGCAGCATATATGGAAGAAGAAACGTGAAGAAGAGAGCAGGGAACATGGCAGCTAAGCCAACACCATGATGACCTGCAATCCCTCTAAACTTAATCTATTATCCAGCTTTGGCTTTACAGCATGAAGAGCCGAAAGCAATGGATAAAAAAATAGTAGGTGAGGGGGGACCGAAAGTAACAGCTAAGCAATGACAACAAGCTGAGTTGTTCTCCATCACCACTAGACAAAAGCTTGTTATTCTTCTAATATTTAACCCTACTTTTAATAATGACATCCAATAGGTTTAATACATCAGCGGTAGTCATGATAGCTGATTTAATAGCAGCTGGTGACCAGTCAGGGTGGGTGCTCTTGAGCAAGGCGGCAATGCCACTTAGGTGAGGACAGGCCATTGAGGTACCCGAAATGATGTTAAATAATGCCTTGGGATTCGGATGTGTGACATTGTCCACATTATAAGGCCATGCTGCTAGGATGCTAACACCGGGTCCAATGACATCAGGTTTCAAAATTCCGGGGCTTGCAATGTTTGGTCCTCTTGATGAAAAGGAAGCAACTTTGGGAGCAAGCGCATCTCCGATGACAGTGCCATTGAACAAGATTGTACCTTTAGGTGTTGAGGTTGAACTTATATAcaatttaatttgcaaccctgcAGCATAACTCACATGTGTTGCCGGTAGCACGTGAGCTTCAGCCAAGGTGCTAAATCCATCAATCTCTTTGTTCATGAGAATCATGGCTGCACCACCAGCTCTTTTCACTTCTTCCCCTTTGGTAATATTTGTTACTCCTCCACCTGTCTCACACAACACTATTTTCCCTTCAACATTTTTGAGAGACCCTGCCTTGCAAAAAGATGATTGGTTGCCAAATGAGCCTGCATCAACGAGAGGTAACAAAACTGTTTAATCAAAATCTTCAGGCTGGGACAAAGATTTTCCATCAAAATGGTACTGTTTTTCGTCTCCAATCTGCAATCCAGATGTTAATATTCTGTCGGTGGTGCTTGCTCCAACTGTGAGTATCCATGGTGCATCATTTGATAAGGTGCGATTCCAAGGACCCGAATTTCCACCTGCACAGCTGAAAAAAATTCCCTTTTGAATTGCTGCAAATGCACCAATTGCAATTACATCATCATAGAAAGGAAGTGAGGGGCCACCAAGTGAGAGGGAGAGTACGTCAACTCCATCATCAATAGCGACGTCCAGAGCAGCAAAAATGTCAGCATCGGCACACCCAAAGCCTTCGCAGACTTTGTACATTGCCAAGTGAGCATATGGTGCCATGCCAGCAGCTGTGCCATTGGCCTGCCCATACACGCTTGCGCCTTCCACAAACCTTCCGGCAGCTGTGCTAGATGTGTGGCTTCCATGACC encodes:
- the LOC103452059 gene encoding subtilisin-like protease, producing MQTYIVWVEKPVSQKFSPQSNEDLGSWYQSFLPESIASSNQQMNQRMVHSYRNIATGFAAKLTPEEVREMETKEGFVSARPQRILPLQTTHTPDFLGLHQGSGLWEAATYGKGVIIGLLDTGIVPDHPSFNDEGMPPPPAKWKGKCEFNETLCNNKLIGARNFIGVGKGQPKRRFPFDIAGHGSHTSSTAAGRFVEGASVYGQANGTAAGMAPYAHLAMYKVCEGFGCADADIFAALDVAIDDGVDVLSLSLGGPSLPFYDDVIAIGAFAAIQKGIFFSCAGSFGNQSSFCKAGSLKNVEGKIVLCETGGGVTNITKGEEVKRAGGAAMILMNKEIDGFSTLAEAHVLPATHVSYAAGLQIKLYISSTSTPKGTILFNGTVIGDALAPKVASFSSRGPNIASPGILKPDVIGPGVSILAAWPYNVDNVTHPNPKALFNIISGTSMACPHLSGIAALLKSTHPDWSPAAIKSAIMTTADVLNLLDVIIKSRVKY